In a genomic window of Ardenticatenales bacterium:
- a CDS encoding DUF58 domain-containing protein, with amino-acid sequence MLRSKLPAFWLLLLLLPALILPDRIWNTLLVGLGGLFVVAYIWARALAAGLRAQRQLRFGWVGVGDRLEEQFELTNNGWLPAFWIEIQDDSNVPGYRAARVRSVNAGSTQWRQNAICRQRGQFRLGPWRLISGDPFGIFRVTHHFPISDEIIIHPPTHSPIPIPLPAGQSDGRARARQRALQATINAASTRPYQPHDPYRWIHWPSLAHTGQLYVREFDLDAAGDIWIVVDMQAGSHLGEETDPQSHLNSTEEHAIIIAATLAARALRENRGVGIACYGQQPQIIPPQRGEGQQWRILRALALARADGQADLAAGLRDLGKRLGRNGGGMKSSVIIITPNGDAEWLPAAAQLTRRGARGAVVLLDRPSFGGTGNSAALRDLVRQLFADCYIIRRGDVPLPTLTAPKHGYWEFKVTPSGKAIPIRTPYD; translated from the coding sequence GTGTTGCGGTCCAAATTGCCGGCATTCTGGCTTCTCCTCCTCCTCCTTCCCGCCCTCATTCTGCCTGATCGCATCTGGAACACCCTGTTGGTCGGATTAGGCGGACTGTTCGTGGTCGCCTACATCTGGGCGCGGGCGCTGGCCGCCGGACTACGGGCGCAGCGGCAGTTGCGCTTCGGCTGGGTGGGCGTAGGGGACCGCCTGGAGGAGCAGTTTGAGCTGACGAACAATGGCTGGCTGCCGGCATTTTGGATTGAAATCCAGGACGACTCCAACGTACCGGGCTATCGAGCCGCGCGGGTGCGCAGCGTCAATGCCGGCAGCACCCAATGGCGACAAAACGCAATATGCCGGCAGCGCGGCCAATTCCGCCTCGGCCCCTGGCGACTCATCAGCGGCGACCCCTTCGGCATCTTCCGCGTCACCCACCACTTCCCCATCTCCGACGAAATCATCATCCATCCCCCCACCCACAGCCCCATCCCCATCCCCCTGCCCGCCGGCCAGAGCGACGGACGCGCCCGCGCGCGGCAACGCGCCTTGCAAGCCACCATCAACGCCGCCAGCACCCGCCCCTACCAACCCCACGACCCCTACCGCTGGATTCACTGGCCCTCCCTGGCGCACACCGGCCAACTCTACGTGCGCGAATTCGACCTGGACGCCGCCGGCGACATCTGGATTGTCGTGGACATGCAAGCCGGTAGCCACCTGGGCGAGGAAACCGACCCGCAAAGCCACCTGAACAGCACCGAAGAACACGCCATCATCATCGCCGCCACCCTGGCCGCGCGGGCCTTGCGCGAAAACCGGGGCGTGGGCATCGCCTGCTACGGACAGCAGCCGCAAATCATCCCCCCCCAACGCGGCGAAGGGCAACAGTGGCGCATTTTGCGCGCCCTCGCCCTGGCGCGCGCCGATGGCCAGGCCGACCTCGCCGCCGGGCTGCGCGACCTGGGCAAACGCCTGGGGCGCAACGGTGGCGGGATGAAATCCAGCGTCATCATCATCACCCCCAACGGGGACGCGGAGTGGCTGCCCGCCGCCGCCCAACTCACCCGGCGCGGCGCGCGCGGCGCCGTCGTCCTGCTGGACCGCCCCAGCTTTGGCGGCACAGGCAACAGCGCGGCCCTGCGCGACCTGGTGCGCCAGCTCTTCGCCGACTGCTACATCATACGGCGCGGCGACGTGCCCCTCCCCACCCTCACCGCGCCCAAACATGGCTACTGGGAGTTCAAAGTCACCCCCTCCGGCAAAGCCATTCCCATCCGCACCCCCTACGACTAA
- a CDS encoding transglutaminase domain-containing protein, which produces MIANAIIWTWKRLRPAEGWLALLLLWVAIGCLTGAVVEADWVPEGRVVIAATLVGLAFGAIQAGRPLPTAPAWTLILLYGLLLVTLYLGRLLPPWRVIFAGWETYAQFNRQQVALFVDRWAGWIKAIADGGSSRETIVFAFGLGMTAWLLAAYAAWSTFRQRQPLRGLGLVGLALAVNGYYGSAPIWYAVVFVTAATLLTATLNYAYLEQDWEQNQISYPTGIQIELLAAAGVVASLLLVLATTIPSIHLRELTRAFLEQPVVQQTEETLSRAFAGVRPPREDAALFVGAGLFPNDFLIGNAPELATTVVMTATVRGNVPAGLHWRGLSYDVYNGRGWEVSTERRESVAAQMPIPIPPISQSTTITQTVAWLFVPRSTRYTLGLPRQFDQPVAAYWRGADDLSQVRGAGSAPYTALSTASAADEAAWRLATLAAVPPLISGRYTQLPANVPARVVQLAQEITAPYAAPYDQARAIETFLRQYPYTLDVELPPTGRDPVDYFLFDLQRGYCDYYASAMVVLARAVGLPARLAVGYLAQPPDTRGTQRIVQLNAHSWAEVYFAGYGWLEFEPTAAFSRFSPAAPSTPDAERPPEFLATPAPLAAPPIPPADRHVPVGWVVVGGLAMPAFTALIWWYWRRRHTGAPLDDVQAAYARLLRGARGLGMAPAASQTPLEFADAFCRHMQPFADRPRLAAWAETARTGATRLARLFMRHQYAPPAPPAATDTEAPAIWRHIRRPLWLLRLARRIRPHPPPPPD; this is translated from the coding sequence ATGATCGCCAACGCCATCATCTGGACCTGGAAGCGTCTGCGCCCCGCCGAGGGGTGGCTGGCTCTGCTGCTGCTGTGGGTCGCCATCGGCTGCCTCACGGGCGCGGTCGTGGAAGCGGATTGGGTCCCCGAAGGGCGCGTGGTCATCGCCGCCACGCTGGTGGGGTTGGCCTTTGGCGCAATCCAGGCTGGGCGACCTCTCCCCACAGCACCCGCCTGGACGCTCATCCTGCTCTATGGCCTCCTGCTCGTCACCCTCTACCTCGGTCGCCTGCTCCCTCCCTGGCGCGTCATTTTTGCGGGCTGGGAAACCTACGCCCAGTTCAACCGGCAGCAAGTCGCCCTCTTCGTAGACCGTTGGGCGGGATGGATCAAGGCCATCGCCGACGGTGGCAGCAGCCGCGAAACCATCGTCTTTGCCTTCGGCCTGGGGATGACCGCCTGGCTGCTGGCGGCCTACGCGGCCTGGAGCACCTTCCGCCAACGCCAGCCGCTGCGCGGTTTGGGGTTGGTGGGGCTGGCGCTGGCCGTCAACGGCTACTACGGAAGTGCGCCCATCTGGTACGCAGTGGTGTTCGTCACCGCCGCCACGCTGCTCACGGCAACGCTCAACTACGCCTATCTGGAACAGGATTGGGAGCAAAACCAGATCAGCTACCCGACGGGCATCCAGATAGAACTGCTGGCGGCGGCGGGCGTTGTCGCCAGCCTGCTGCTGGTGCTGGCAACAACCATCCCCAGCATTCACCTGCGCGAACTAACACGGGCGTTTCTGGAGCAGCCCGTCGTGCAGCAAACGGAAGAAACACTCAGCCGGGCCTTTGCCGGCGTGCGCCCGCCACGGGAGGATGCGGCGTTGTTTGTGGGGGCGGGCCTGTTTCCCAATGACTTCCTCATCGGCAACGCCCCCGAACTGGCGACGACGGTGGTGATGACGGCAACGGTGCGGGGAAATGTGCCGGCAGGTCTGCACTGGCGCGGCCTCAGCTACGATGTCTACAACGGGCGGGGATGGGAGGTGTCCACCGAGCGGCGCGAGAGCGTGGCGGCGCAGATGCCCATCCCCATCCCCCCCATCAGCCAATCCACCACCATCACCCAAACCGTCGCCTGGCTCTTTGTCCCACGAAGCACGCGCTACACCCTCGGCCTGCCGCGCCAGTTCGACCAACCCGTCGCCGCCTACTGGCGTGGCGCGGACGACCTCTCGCAGGTGCGCGGCGCGGGCAGCGCGCCCTACACCGCACTCTCCACGGCCAGCGCCGCCGACGAAGCGGCATGGCGGCTGGCGACGCTGGCGGCCGTCCCTCCCCTCATTTCGGGTCGCTACACGCAATTGCCGGCAAACGTGCCCGCGCGCGTGGTCCAGTTGGCACAAGAGATCACCGCCCCTTACGCCGCGCCCTACGACCAGGCGCGCGCCATTGAAACCTTCCTGCGCCAATATCCTTACACGCTGGACGTAGAATTACCTCCCACCGGGCGCGATCCGGTGGATTATTTCCTTTTCGATTTGCAACGGGGGTATTGTGACTATTACGCCTCGGCAATGGTTGTGCTGGCGCGCGCCGTGGGGCTGCCGGCACGGCTGGCGGTGGGCTACCTGGCGCAGCCACCCGACACAAGGGGCACGCAGCGTATTGTACAGCTTAACGCGCATTCCTGGGCGGAGGTGTATTTCGCCGGTTATGGCTGGCTGGAATTTGAACCGACGGCGGCGTTCTCGCGGTTTTCGCCGGCGGCCCCATCTACGCCGGACGCGGAAAGGCCGCCTGAGTTCCTGGCGACGCCCGCGCCGCTGGCGGCTCCGCCGATTCCGCCGGCGGATAGGCATGTTCCTGTGGGATGGGTGGTGGTGGGGGGGTTGGCGATGCCGGCATTCACAGCCCTGATATGGTGGTACTGGCGACGACGGCACACCGGGGCGCCGTTAGACGACGTGCAGGCAGCCTATGCGCGGCTGCTGCGCGGGGCGCGCGGGTTGGGCATGGCTCCCGCCGCCAGCCAGACACCGCTCGAATTTGCCGATGCCTTTTGCCGGCATATGCAACCTTTCGCCGACCGCCCCCGCCTGGCAGCCTGGGCGGAAACCGCACGCACGGGCGCGACGCGGCTGGCCCGCCTCTTCATGCGGCACCAATACGCCCCGCCCGCTCCCCCCGCCGCGACCGACACGGAAGCGCCGGCTATCTGGCGGCACATACGCCGCCCCTTATGGCTGCTGCGCCTCGCCCGCCGCATTCGTCCCCACCCCCCGCCACCCCCTGACTAG
- a CDS encoding acyl-CoA thioesterase, whose product MPLTHTTTFRARFYECDAYGHLNHATYLRYMQEAAFDASAAAGYDMDYYEQVAQQWLIRETKITYLQPVLHQQSLDVTTWVGDFRRVRSRRMYEMRLAGTARVMARGYTDWVYVDSRTFRPVMVPEEMMRTFLPEGGTAQGDKREAFPRPPAPPSGVFTLRQRVLWRDLDPARHVNNANYVAFTEDAGIQILYARNWSIDRMTAAGFGIVAREYHIEYLLPAVLNDQLEIATWLSDVRRATAVRHYTITRVGDGVLLARARALWVWVDLQTGMPIRIPADFAADFAGNIATT is encoded by the coding sequence ATGCCGCTTACACACACCACGACTTTTCGCGCTCGTTTTTATGAGTGTGATGCGTATGGGCATCTGAACCACGCCACGTATTTGCGCTACATGCAGGAGGCGGCTTTTGACGCTTCGGCAGCCGCGGGATACGACATGGACTACTACGAGCAGGTGGCGCAGCAGTGGCTCATCCGCGAGACGAAAATCACCTATTTGCAACCCGTGCTGCATCAGCAATCGCTGGATGTAACCACCTGGGTGGGGGATTTTCGGCGGGTGCGGTCGCGGCGCATGTATGAGATGCGGCTGGCGGGGACGGCGCGGGTGATGGCGCGGGGGTATACGGATTGGGTGTATGTGGATTCGCGCACGTTTCGCCCGGTGATGGTCCCGGAGGAGATGATGCGCACGTTTCTGCCGGAAGGGGGAACTGCCCAGGGGGATAAGCGGGAGGCTTTCCCGCGCCCGCCCGCGCCGCCGTCGGGGGTTTTTACGCTGCGGCAGCGGGTGCTGTGGCGCGACCTGGACCCGGCACGGCATGTGAATAATGCGAATTATGTGGCGTTTACGGAAGATGCCGGCATTCAAATCCTCTACGCGCGCAACTGGTCCATTGACCGCATGACGGCGGCAGGCTTCGGCATCGTCGCCCGCGAATACCACATCGAGTATTTGCTCCCCGCCGTCCTCAACGACCAGCTAGAGATCGCCACCTGGCTCTCCGACGTGCGCCGCGCCACCGCCGTGCGCCACTACACCATCACCCGCGTCGGCGATGGCGTGCTGCTGGCGCGCGCCCGCGCCCTCTGGGTCTGGGTGGACCTGCAAACGGGGATGCCCATTCGCATTCCTGCTGACTTCGCCGCGGATTTTGCCGGCAATATCGCCACAACCTGA
- a CDS encoding alpha/beta fold hydrolase produces MNDSADAYAQFLRQWSRLWQTGFATVWQSYAQWADSVQAYQLGQAQVGQTSAEEIWRMGRARLIRYHPLTDQRYPIPVFCIPSLINRYYILDLLPERSLVKHLVSLGLDVYMLDWGQPTQTDERISLDDHLTIYLHQALDAVLAHSGATQATLLGYCMGGMFAAIYAALFGDRVANLINLAGPINYHDNGIFSLLTRADWFDPDKLVDAYGNVPAALLCATFQMLRPTSHLLRALYLYNQMDDADYVRSFAAMQMWIFDQVDFPGQAFRRYVRALYQENQLVHFNFTIHDQRVDLGRISCPVLTIASEHDETAPAHSVAILNDLVSSSDQQLLMLKGPHVGMVAGRGAPKHLWPPLGDWLVAHSRL; encoded by the coding sequence ATGAATGATTCCGCTGACGCCTATGCCCAATTCCTACGCCAGTGGAGCCGACTGTGGCAGACAGGTTTTGCCACCGTATGGCAATCCTATGCCCAATGGGCGGACTCCGTGCAGGCATACCAACTCGGTCAGGCGCAAGTCGGCCAAACCTCCGCCGAAGAAATATGGCGAATGGGGCGCGCCCGCCTCATTCGCTATCATCCCCTCACCGACCAACGCTACCCAATCCCCGTCTTCTGCATCCCCTCGCTCATCAATCGTTACTACATCCTGGACCTCCTGCCTGAACGCAGCCTGGTTAAACACCTCGTTTCCCTGGGGCTGGATGTGTACATGCTTGATTGGGGTCAGCCCACGCAAACGGACGAGCGTATCTCGCTTGACGACCACCTGACAATCTACCTACACCAGGCGCTCGACGCCGTCCTCGCCCACAGCGGCGCGACGCAAGCAACCTTGCTCGGCTACTGCATGGGCGGGATGTTTGCCGCCATCTATGCCGCCCTTTTTGGTGACCGCGTCGCCAATCTCATCAACCTGGCAGGCCCCATCAACTACCACGACAATGGCATTTTTTCCCTGCTCACCCGTGCCGACTGGTTCGACCCCGACAAACTCGTGGACGCCTATGGCAACGTCCCCGCCGCCCTACTCTGCGCCACCTTCCAGATGCTGCGCCCCACCAGCCACCTCCTGCGCGCCCTCTACCTCTACAACCAGATGGACGACGCGGACTATGTGCGCAGCTTTGCGGCCATGCAAATGTGGATTTTCGATCAGGTTGATTTTCCCGGGCAGGCATTTCGCCGTTACGTAAGAGCTTTGTACCAGGAAAACCAACTCGTCCACTTCAATTTCACCATCCATGACCAGCGCGTCGATCTGGGGCGAATTAGCTGCCCCGTGCTAACCATTGCCTCGGAACATGACGAAACCGCCCCCGCCCACTCCGTCGCTATTCTCAACGACCTCGTCAGCAGCAGTGACCAGCAATTGTTGATGCTAAAAGGACCGCACGTGGGCATGGTCGCCGGGCGCGGCGCACCCAAACACCTCTGGCCGCCGCTGGGCGACTGGCTGGTCGCCCACAGCCGTCTGTAG